The Rubricoccus marinus nucleotide sequence GCCAGGGATCCTCTGGCGCCAGAGGCGGGGCGCTGGACGGGGGCGGCGCTCATACGTTGTAGACCTCGGCCTTGTACCGACGGAGGTTCTCCTTGTGCGTGAACCACTCCGCCGTCTCGGCGAGGCCGCGCCGGAGCCCCTCGCGGGAGCCGTACTCCGGTCGCCAGCCGAGCAGTTCCGCCGCCTTCTCGTTCGACGCCAGGAGCCGCTCCACTTCACTCTTCTCGGGGCGCATCCGCTCCTCGTCGGTCACGACCTCCACCTCCACCCCCATCGCCTCCGCGATGACGTGCACTAGGTCGCCGATCGAGATCTCGAACCCACTCCCCACGTTGATAACCTCTCCGATCCCCGCGTCGGTCTCCGCCGCTGCGATGAACCCTCGGACGGTGTCCGCGACGAAGTTGAAATCCCGTGTCGGGTGCAATGCGCCGAGTTTGATCCTCCGCTTGCCGCTGGCGATCTGCGTGATGATTGTCGGAATCACCGCGCGGGCCGACTGCCGCGGGCCGTAGGTGTTGAACGGGCGCAGGAGGGTTACGGGCGTGTCGAACGAGGCGTAGAATGAGTACGCGATCTGGTCGGCGCCGATCT carries:
- a CDS encoding NAD-dependent 4,6-dehydratase LegB, with protein sequence MAKKILVTGADGFIGSHLVEALVERGYDVRPFVLYNSFGSWGWLDDLDADVQAKLDVFAGDVRDPNGVRKAMEGCDVVLHLAALIAIPYSYHSPDTYVDTNVKGTLNVMQAARDLGVERVVHTSTSEVYGTAQFVPISEEHPLQGQSPYSASKIGADQIAYSFYASFDTPVTLLRPFNTYGPRQSARAVIPTIITQIASGKRRIKLGALHPTRDFNFVADTVRGFIAAAETDAGIGEVINVGSGFEISIGDLVHVIAEAMGVEVEVVTDEERMRPEKSEVERLLASNEKAAELLGWRPEYGSREGLRRGLAETAEWFTHKENLRRYKAEVYNV